A genomic region of Calditrichota bacterium contains the following coding sequences:
- a CDS encoding FprA family A-type flavoprotein, translating to MKARKIKDRIYWMGAVDWDRRLFDSLIPLPDGTSYNAYLIQGSEKTALIDTVDPAMADELFQQLEEIDKIDYVVSLHSEQDHSGTIPQVLAKYPNAKLICSSKAKGMLMNHLHVAEEFFITVENGETISLGDKTLEFIHTPWVHWPETMVAYLKEDKILFSCDFFGSHIATTDLFVTDQAKVCEAAKRYFAEIMMPFRNIIKKNIEKVTTRELAMIAPSHGPIYSNPSTIIEAHKEWVDETPKNVVVLPFISMHDSTRQMVDFLTSSLVEKGVTVEKFNLAVTDIGKLAIALVDAGTIVVGTPTVLVGPHPLAAYATFLANALRPKAKFISIIGSYGWGGKTVETLANMIFNLKVEVIDPVLVKGMPKQEDFQALEKLAQTIADKHKELGWQ from the coding sequence ATGAAAGCGAGAAAAATAAAAGACAGAATTTACTGGATGGGTGCTGTTGATTGGGACAGACGGCTGTTCGATTCTCTCATTCCGCTGCCGGATGGGACAAGCTATAATGCCTATCTGATTCAAGGAAGCGAAAAAACGGCATTGATCGACACGGTGGATCCGGCAATGGCGGACGAATTATTTCAGCAGCTCGAAGAAATTGACAAAATCGATTACGTTGTGTCGCTCCATTCGGAACAGGATCACTCGGGAACGATTCCGCAGGTGCTCGCCAAGTACCCGAATGCAAAACTCATCTGTAGCTCCAAAGCAAAGGGCATGCTCATGAACCATCTCCATGTCGCAGAAGAATTTTTCATCACTGTCGAAAACGGAGAAACAATTTCTCTGGGCGACAAAACTCTTGAGTTCATTCATACGCCCTGGGTTCATTGGCCTGAGACAATGGTTGCTTACCTGAAAGAAGACAAGATTCTATTTAGTTGCGACTTCTTCGGTTCTCACATTGCTACCACCGACCTTTTTGTAACCGACCAAGCCAAGGTCTGCGAAGCGGCAAAACGCTATTTCGCCGAAATTATGATGCCGTTCCGAAATATCATCAAAAAAAATATTGAAAAAGTTACCACCCGTGAACTGGCAATGATTGCTCCGAGCCACGGTCCTATTTACTCGAATCCATCGACAATCATTGAAGCCCACAAAGAATGGGTTGACGAGACTCCGAAAAATGTTGTAGTTCTGCCCTTCATTTCCATGCACGATAGCACCAGACAAATGGTCGATTTTTTAACGTCTTCACTGGTGGAAAAAGGCGTCACTGTGGAAAAATTCAATCTTGCTGTGACAGATATCGGGAAATTAGCAATTGCGCTCGTCGACGCTGGCACAATTGTCGTGGGCACACCGACAGTTTTGGTAGGGCCACATCCCCTTGCCGCTTATGCCACTTTTCTGGCAAATGCTCTGCGTCCCAAAGCCAAATTTATTTCTATCATTGGCTCTTACGGCTGGGGCGGGAAAACAGTGGAGACATTGGCAAACATGATTTTCAATCTGAAAGTCGAAGTCATCGATCCCGTGCTTG
- a CDS encoding ZIP family metal transporter, with protein sequence MEWFQGLNPIWQAFVATIFTWLVTAAGAALVFVFKTINRQVLDAMLGFAAGVMIAASYWSLLAPSIEMAAEGNLPAWIPAVVGFLLGGAFLWVVDHILPHLHLGFPMEEAEGIHTQWKRSVLLVLAITLHNIPEGLAVGVAFGALGANLPSASLAGAIALAIGIGIQNFPEGTAVSVPLRREGMGRLKAFWYGQLSGFVEPVAGVIGAATVLFVKPILPYALAFAAGAMIYVVVEELIPESQLAKNTHVATIGTMVGFAVMMMLDVALG encoded by the coding sequence ATGGAATGGTTCCAAGGATTAAATCCAATTTGGCAAGCTTTTGTCGCCACGATTTTCACCTGGCTGGTAACTGCGGCGGGCGCTGCGTTAGTTTTTGTTTTCAAAACAATCAACCGCCAAGTCTTGGACGCGATGCTCGGCTTTGCTGCCGGAGTGATGATCGCTGCCAGCTACTGGTCTCTGCTGGCGCCTTCCATCGAAATGGCCGCAGAAGGAAATCTCCCGGCCTGGATTCCGGCAGTTGTGGGATTTTTGCTCGGTGGGGCGTTTCTGTGGGTCGTCGATCACATCTTGCCTCATCTGCATCTTGGCTTTCCCATGGAAGAGGCGGAAGGAATTCACACCCAATGGAAACGCAGCGTTTTGCTGGTTCTGGCGATCACGTTGCACAACATTCCTGAAGGTTTAGCCGTGGGCGTCGCCTTTGGTGCTCTCGGGGCAAATCTGCCCTCTGCCTCGCTCGCTGGCGCCATTGCTCTCGCCATTGGAATTGGCATCCAGAATTTCCCCGAAGGAACCGCTGTCTCTGTGCCACTGCGCCGTGAAGGAATGGGGCGTCTGAAAGCCTTCTGGTACGGTCAGCTCTCCGGTTTCGTGGAGCCAGTCGCCGGCGTCATTGGCGCGGCAACAGTGCTTTTCGTCAAACCAATTCTGCCTTATGCGCTGGCGTTCGCTGCCGGAGCCATGATTTATGTCGTCGTTGAAGAACTGATTCCGGAGTCGCAATTGGCAAAAAACACCCACGTCGCCACTATTGGCACAATGGTCGGTTTCGCCGTGATGATGATGCTCGACGTGGCGCTGGGATAA